A genomic stretch from Betaproteobacteria bacterium includes:
- the yajC gene encoding preprotein translocase subunit YajC — MLISQAWAQSAGGAQGGLDLLGLMPIILMFVVLYFLMIRPQAKKAKEHKALLAALAKGDEVVTGGGILGKVTKVGEQYVSIEVADGVELQVQKPSIALVLPKGSLKNAN; from the coding sequence GTGCTGATTTCCCAGGCTTGGGCCCAGAGCGCGGGTGGCGCGCAGGGCGGATTGGACCTCCTCGGTCTCATGCCCATCATCCTCATGTTCGTCGTGCTGTACTTCCTGATGATCCGGCCGCAGGCGAAGAAGGCCAAGGAACACAAGGCGCTGCTCGCGGCGCTGGCGAAGGGCGACGAAGTGGTCACGGGCGGCGGCATTCTGGGCAAGGTGACCAAGGTCGGCGAACAGTACGTGAGCATCGAAGTCGCGGACGGCGTGGAACTGCAGGTGCAGAAGCCGTCCATCGCGCTTGTGCTGCCCAAGGGCTCTCTCAAGAACGCGAACTGA
- the tgt gene encoding tRNA guanosine(34) transglycosylase Tgt, producing MRAGPFPSAHPGARSAEGFPLSALAFEVLATDGAARSGRLVLNHGVVETPLFMPVGTYGAVKSVSPDELKAIGSQIVLSNTFHLWLRPGLDVIGQHGGLHRFMGWNGPILTDSGGFQVFSLGALRKVTEEGVKFRSPVNGDRLLLTPEESMRIQRTLDSDIAMIFDECTPYPATEREAETSMLLSLRWAERSKRAFEGCRNALFGIVQGGMFEALRDRSLERLKELDFDGYAIGGLSVGEPKEDMRRILAHTAPRLPPDRPRYLMGVGTPEDLVEAVASGIDMFDCVLPTRNARNGWLFTRNGTLKLRNSRFRADTAPPDPECGCYTCRNFSLSYLHHLQRMNEILGARLNTLHNLHYYHDLMAGLRAAIRSGSMEAFVKDFRARRTAG from the coding sequence ATGCGCGCCGGGCCGTTCCCAAGCGCTCACCCCGGAGCGCGCAGCGCGGAGGGCTTTCCATTGAGTGCGTTGGCGTTCGAGGTGCTGGCGACCGACGGGGCAGCGCGTTCCGGTCGGCTCGTGCTCAACCATGGTGTGGTCGAGACGCCGTTGTTCATGCCCGTGGGCACGTACGGTGCGGTCAAGTCGGTGAGTCCGGACGAACTGAAGGCCATCGGGTCGCAGATCGTGCTGTCGAACACGTTCCACCTGTGGCTGCGCCCGGGCCTGGATGTCATCGGCCAGCACGGGGGGCTGCACCGGTTCATGGGGTGGAACGGACCGATCCTCACCGATTCCGGAGGGTTCCAGGTCTTCAGTCTCGGCGCCTTGCGCAAGGTGACGGAAGAGGGCGTGAAATTCCGCTCGCCCGTGAACGGCGACCGGCTGCTGCTGACGCCGGAGGAATCCATGCGCATCCAGCGCACGCTCGATTCCGACATCGCCATGATCTTCGACGAGTGCACGCCCTATCCCGCCACGGAACGGGAGGCCGAGACCTCCATGCTGCTCTCGCTGCGCTGGGCCGAACGGAGCAAGCGTGCTTTCGAAGGCTGCCGCAACGCGCTCTTCGGAATCGTGCAGGGGGGCATGTTCGAGGCCCTGCGCGACCGCTCCCTCGAACGGCTGAAGGAACTGGACTTCGACGGCTATGCGATCGGCGGACTGTCCGTCGGCGAACCCAAGGAAGACATGCGGCGGATCCTTGCTCATACCGCCCCCCGGCTGCCGCCGGACCGCCCGCGCTACCTGATGGGCGTGGGCACGCCCGAGGATCTGGTCGAGGCGGTCGCCAGCGGCATCGACATGTTCGACTGCGTCCTGCCCACCCGCAACGCCCGCAACGGCTGGCTGTTCACGCGCAACGGAACGCTCAAGCTGCGCAACAGCCGCTTCCGCGCCGACACCGCACCTCCCGATCCGGAATGCGGCTGCTACACGTGCCGCAACTTCTCGCTGTCGTATCTGCACCATCTGCAGCGCATGAACGAAATCCTCGGTGCGAGGCTCAATACCCTTCACAACCTGCACTACTACCACGATCTCATGGCGGGGCTCCGCGCCGCGATCCGCAGTGGTTCCATGGAGGCGTTCGTCAAGGATTTTCGAGCCCGGCGGACGGCCGGATAG
- a CDS encoding TetR/AcrR family transcriptional regulator — translation MVAVAARAIRKTGYDGTGVADIMKQAGLTHGAFYAHFKSRDAMLAEAADRAGADSVAAVADIVAKVPPEKALAAMLRAYLSKAHIDNAELGCAVAALGSEMPRQAPEVRRAATRRIKEMVDLVARQSADWGKPGTHEQALVTVATMVGAVVLARAVDEPVLSDAICQAALARLVPEDD, via the coding sequence ATCGTGGCGGTTGCCGCGCGCGCCATCCGCAAGACCGGCTACGACGGCACGGGCGTTGCGGACATCATGAAGCAGGCCGGCCTCACCCATGGGGCGTTCTACGCCCACTTCAAGTCGCGCGACGCGATGCTGGCTGAAGCCGCAGATCGGGCGGGTGCCGATTCGGTGGCCGCTGTCGCCGACATCGTCGCGAAAGTGCCGCCGGAAAAGGCATTGGCAGCGATGCTGCGTGCCTACCTGTCCAAGGCCCACATCGACAATGCCGAACTGGGTTGTGCAGTGGCCGCGCTAGGTTCCGAGATGCCGCGCCAGGCCCCCGAAGTGAGGCGAGCAGCCACGCGGCGCATCAAGGAGATGGTCGACCTGGTGGCGCGCCAGTCGGCGGATTGGGGAAAACCGGGCACCCACGAGCAAGCGCTCGTGACCGTGGCCACGATGGTGGGAGCAGTCGTGCTGGCCCGCGCTGTCGACGAACCGGTCCTGTCGGACGCGATCTGCCAGGCCGCACTGGCACGCCTGGTCCCCGAGGACGACTGA
- the queA gene encoding tRNA preQ1(34) S-adenosylmethionine ribosyltransferase-isomerase QueA translates to MTLDDFDYDLPAELIAQEPAPDRAGSRLLRVDVASGRFQDGLFRDLPGCVRPGDLLVFNDTRVIKARLHGVKDTGGRVEALIERVLDDREALAQVSASHSPRPGSRLTFAEAVVAEVLGREGEFFRLRFVGDTGVLEILERHGELPLPPYIGRTAQAQDERRYQTVYARHAGAVAAPTAGLHFTEGMIADLEAMGVLVRRITLHVGAGTFQPVRVHDLSEHRMHSERFEVSAEVVDTVAQVRAAGGRVIAVGTTSIRALESAAADGNLHACSGETRLFITPGYEFKVVDALLTNFHLPRSTLLMLVSAFGGMETIRRAYAHAIEARYRFFSYGDAMFIDRRGVSA, encoded by the coding sequence ATGACGCTCGACGACTTCGACTACGACCTGCCCGCCGAACTCATCGCACAGGAGCCGGCTCCGGACCGTGCCGGCAGCCGTCTGCTGCGTGTCGATGTTGCGAGCGGTCGATTCCAGGATGGCCTGTTCCGCGATCTACCCGGTTGTGTGCGGCCGGGCGATCTGCTCGTGTTCAACGACACGCGCGTGATCAAGGCACGCCTGCACGGAGTCAAGGACACCGGGGGTCGGGTGGAGGCGCTGATCGAGCGCGTGCTGGACGATCGCGAGGCGCTGGCCCAGGTGAGCGCAAGCCACAGTCCCAGGCCGGGCAGCCGACTCACCTTTGCCGAAGCCGTGGTCGCCGAAGTGCTTGGGCGCGAAGGGGAGTTCTTCCGGTTGCGCTTTGTGGGCGACACCGGTGTGCTGGAGATTCTGGAGCGTCACGGCGAGTTGCCGCTGCCGCCCTACATCGGGCGTACCGCACAGGCGCAGGACGAACGCCGGTATCAGACGGTTTATGCGCGGCACGCCGGTGCGGTGGCGGCGCCCACGGCAGGATTGCACTTCACCGAAGGCATGATCGCCGACCTGGAAGCGATGGGCGTGCTCGTCCGCCGGATCACCCTGCACGTGGGAGCGGGGACGTTCCAGCCCGTGCGGGTGCACGATCTCTCCGAGCACCGGATGCATTCGGAACGATTCGAGGTGTCCGCGGAGGTCGTGGACACCGTTGCGCAGGTCCGAGCCGCCGGTGGCCGGGTGATCGCGGTGGGCACCACCAGCATCCGTGCACTGGAATCCGCGGCGGCGGACGGCAACCTTCACGCGTGCTCGGGCGAGACACGCCTGTTCATCACTCCCGGTTACGAATTCAAGGTCGTGGATGCATTGCTCACCAACTTTCACCTTCCCCGCTCGACGCTGCTCATGCTGGTGAGCGCCTTCGGCGGCATGGAGACGATCCGCCGCGCTTACGCGCATGCCATCGAAGCGCGCTACCGGTTCTTCAGTTACGGGGACGCGATGTTCATCGACCGGCGTGGGGTGAGTGCATGA
- a CDS encoding NADP-dependent oxidoreductase gives MPVPALRGDEVLVEVHAAGVNLIDAKIRNGEFKLILRYGMPLVLGHDVAGVVVKVGARVQQFKAGDEVYARADDFRIGTFAEFIPVKESSVAPKPTTLTMEEAASLPLVGLTAWQALVERADLKKGQSVFIQAGSGGVGTFAIQLAKQRGARVATTTSAANTELVRRLGADTVIDYKTQDFEALLRDQDVVLNSQDGQTLKKSLRVLKPGGKLISISGPPDPAFGRQIAAPAALRLVMWLLSAGVRREARSRGVDYSFLFMRAHGDQLREITRLVDAGAIRPVVDKVYPFASTNEALAHVEGGRAKGKVVVSMR, from the coding sequence ATGCCGGTTCCCGCGCTACGCGGAGACGAGGTCTTGGTGGAAGTGCACGCCGCTGGCGTGAACCTGATCGACGCCAAGATCAGGAACGGCGAGTTCAAGCTGATTCTCCGATACGGCATGCCACTCGTTCTCGGCCACGATGTCGCCGGCGTGGTGGTGAAGGTCGGCGCTCGGGTACAACAGTTCAAGGCCGGGGACGAGGTCTACGCGCGGGCGGATGATTTCCGCATTGGCACGTTTGCCGAGTTCATCCCAGTCAAGGAGTCGTCCGTGGCGCCCAAGCCGACGACGCTGACCATGGAAGAAGCGGCGTCGCTGCCGCTGGTGGGCTTGACGGCGTGGCAGGCACTGGTGGAGCGGGCTGACTTGAAGAAGGGGCAGAGCGTTTTCATCCAGGCCGGTTCGGGCGGCGTGGGCACGTTTGCCATCCAGTTGGCCAAACAACGCGGTGCCCGCGTGGCCACCACCACCAGTGCGGCGAACACGGAGCTGGTCAGACGCCTGGGCGCAGACACCGTCATCGACTACAAGACGCAGGACTTCGAGGCTCTGCTGCGAGACCAGGACGTAGTGCTGAACAGCCAGGATGGCCAGACCCTGAAGAAGTCCCTGCGGGTGCTCAAGCCTGGAGGAAAACTGATCTCCATCTCCGGTCCACCGGATCCCGCATTCGGCCGGCAGATCGCTGCGCCGGCAGCCCTCAGGTTGGTGATGTGGCTGCTCAGTGCGGGCGTCAGGCGGGAGGCGCGCAGCCGGGGCGTCGACTACAGCTTCCTCTTCATGCGGGCTCACGGTGACCAGCTGCGCGAGATCACTCGGCTCGTCGACGCGGGGGCGATCCGACCCGTCGTCGACAAGGTCTACCCGTTCGCGTCCACCAACGAAGCCTTGGCCCACGTCGAAGGCGGCCGCGCCAAGGGCAAGGTCGTAGTGTCCATGCGCTGA